The Engraulis encrasicolus isolate BLACKSEA-1 chromosome 4, IST_EnEncr_1.0, whole genome shotgun sequence genome includes a window with the following:
- the chst6 gene encoding carbohydrate sulfotransferase 6 isoform X1 translates to MYMVWVLYAVCHSNPYRGRPFFFIMIRRLRLASPTLVTLLVLQAITMLLMFGWYHHHHHPTSSSSSSSSSSTSSQGKVHVLLLSSWRSGSSFLGQVFSQHPSVFYLMEPAWHVWMTLRMSGARELRMAVRDTLRQVLKCDLSVMDSYMPPHPNVSQLFMWSHSRALCSAPACALTPRGAFSNETDCKKRCDARGLGGAEAACKSYSHVVLKEVRIFELESLYPLLHDPELDLRIVHLVRDPRAVWRSREQSAKALAQDSAVVLEQKMSEAKGAEAQYRVMQEVCRSHVRLHETALLKPPHFLRGRYKMVRFEDLVRDPLGQINGIYQFTGLDMTPRLQNWVYNITHGKGKGTKKEAFSITSRNAEDVSRAWRTSLPYEKVRRIQEVCKGAMSLLGYRAVNSDKEQRQLDIDVLSPREPYQFSWLPSKQTSKA, encoded by the exons ATGTACATGGTCTGGGTGCTCTACGCAGTGTGCCACAGCAACCCCTACA GAGGTCGGCCCTTTTTCTTCATCATGATCCGTCGCCTGAGACTGGCCTCGCCGACCTTGGTCACCCTGCTTGTGCTGCAGGCCATCACCATGCTGCTGATGTTCGGctggtaccaccaccaccaccaccccacatcctcctcctcctcctcctcctcctcctcgacgtCCTCGCAGGGGAAGGTCCACGTTCTGCTGCTGTCCTCTTGGAGGTCCGGCTCCTCCTTCCTGGGCcag gTCTTCAGCCAGCACCCGTCCGTCTTCTACCTCATGGAGCCGGCGTGGCACGTGTGGATGACGCTGCGCATGTCTGGGGCGCGGGAGCTGCGCATGGCCGTGCGGGACACCCTGCGCCAGGTCCTGAAGTGCGACCTGTCCGTCATGGACTCGTACATGCCGCCGCATCCCAACGTGTCGCAGCTGTTCATGTGGAGCCACAGCCGGGCGTTGTGCTCGGCGCCGGCCTGCGCGCTCACCCCCCGCGGGGCCTTCAGCAACGAGACAGACTGCAAGAAGCGCTGCGACGCGCGGGGCCTGGGCGGCGCCGAGGCGGCCTGCAAGAGCTACTCCCACGTGGTGCTGAAGGAGGTGCGCATCTTCGAGCTGGAGTCGCTCTACCCGCTGCTGCACGACCCCGAGCTGGACCTGCGCATCGTGCACCTGGTGCGGGACCCGCGGGCCGTCTGGCGCTCCCGGGAGCAGTCGGCCAAGGCCCTGGCGCAGGACAGCGCCGTGGTGCTGGAGCAGAAGATGAGCGAGGCCAAAGGGGCCGAGGCGCAGTACCGCGTCATGCAGGAGGTGTGCCGCAGCCACGTGCGCCTGCACGAGACGGCGCTGCTCAAGCCGCCCCACTTCCTGCGCGGCCGCTACAAGATGGTACGCTTCGAGGACTTGGTGCGCGACCCCCTGGGACAGATCAACGGCATCTACCAGTTCACGGGCCTGGACATGACGCCGCGGCTGCAGAACTGGGTCTACAACATCACGCACGGCAAGGGCAAGGGCACCAAGAAGGAGGCCTTCTCGATCACCTCGCGCAATGCCGAGGACGTGTCCCGGGCCTGGCGCACCTCTCTGCCCTACGAGAAGGTGCGGCGCATCCAGGAGGTTTGCAAAGGCGCCATGTCTCTCCTAGGCTACCGCGCGGTCAATAGTGACAAGGAGCAGAGGCAGCTGGATATAGACGTGCTGTCACCACGGGAACCCTACCAGTTCAGCTGGCTGCCCTCCAAACAGACCAGTAAagcatag
- the chst6 gene encoding carbohydrate sulfotransferase 6 isoform X2: MIRRLRLASPTLVTLLVLQAITMLLMFGWYHHHHHPTSSSSSSSSSSTSSQGKVHVLLLSSWRSGSSFLGQVFSQHPSVFYLMEPAWHVWMTLRMSGARELRMAVRDTLRQVLKCDLSVMDSYMPPHPNVSQLFMWSHSRALCSAPACALTPRGAFSNETDCKKRCDARGLGGAEAACKSYSHVVLKEVRIFELESLYPLLHDPELDLRIVHLVRDPRAVWRSREQSAKALAQDSAVVLEQKMSEAKGAEAQYRVMQEVCRSHVRLHETALLKPPHFLRGRYKMVRFEDLVRDPLGQINGIYQFTGLDMTPRLQNWVYNITHGKGKGTKKEAFSITSRNAEDVSRAWRTSLPYEKVRRIQEVCKGAMSLLGYRAVNSDKEQRQLDIDVLSPREPYQFSWLPSKQTSKA; the protein is encoded by the exons ATGATCCGTCGCCTGAGACTGGCCTCGCCGACCTTGGTCACCCTGCTTGTGCTGCAGGCCATCACCATGCTGCTGATGTTCGGctggtaccaccaccaccaccaccccacatcctcctcctcctcctcctcctcctcctcgacgtCCTCGCAGGGGAAGGTCCACGTTCTGCTGCTGTCCTCTTGGAGGTCCGGCTCCTCCTTCCTGGGCcag gTCTTCAGCCAGCACCCGTCCGTCTTCTACCTCATGGAGCCGGCGTGGCACGTGTGGATGACGCTGCGCATGTCTGGGGCGCGGGAGCTGCGCATGGCCGTGCGGGACACCCTGCGCCAGGTCCTGAAGTGCGACCTGTCCGTCATGGACTCGTACATGCCGCCGCATCCCAACGTGTCGCAGCTGTTCATGTGGAGCCACAGCCGGGCGTTGTGCTCGGCGCCGGCCTGCGCGCTCACCCCCCGCGGGGCCTTCAGCAACGAGACAGACTGCAAGAAGCGCTGCGACGCGCGGGGCCTGGGCGGCGCCGAGGCGGCCTGCAAGAGCTACTCCCACGTGGTGCTGAAGGAGGTGCGCATCTTCGAGCTGGAGTCGCTCTACCCGCTGCTGCACGACCCCGAGCTGGACCTGCGCATCGTGCACCTGGTGCGGGACCCGCGGGCCGTCTGGCGCTCCCGGGAGCAGTCGGCCAAGGCCCTGGCGCAGGACAGCGCCGTGGTGCTGGAGCAGAAGATGAGCGAGGCCAAAGGGGCCGAGGCGCAGTACCGCGTCATGCAGGAGGTGTGCCGCAGCCACGTGCGCCTGCACGAGACGGCGCTGCTCAAGCCGCCCCACTTCCTGCGCGGCCGCTACAAGATGGTACGCTTCGAGGACTTGGTGCGCGACCCCCTGGGACAGATCAACGGCATCTACCAGTTCACGGGCCTGGACATGACGCCGCGGCTGCAGAACTGGGTCTACAACATCACGCACGGCAAGGGCAAGGGCACCAAGAAGGAGGCCTTCTCGATCACCTCGCGCAATGCCGAGGACGTGTCCCGGGCCTGGCGCACCTCTCTGCCCTACGAGAAGGTGCGGCGCATCCAGGAGGTTTGCAAAGGCGCCATGTCTCTCCTAGGCTACCGCGCGGTCAATAGTGACAAGGAGCAGAGGCAGCTGGATATAGACGTGCTGTCACCACGGGAACCCTACCAGTTCAGCTGGCTGCCCTCCAAACAGACCAGTAAagcatag